In Arachis hypogaea cultivar Tifrunner chromosome 17, arahy.Tifrunner.gnm2.J5K5, whole genome shotgun sequence, a single window of DNA contains:
- the LOC112766112 gene encoding uncharacterized protein: MASSKILFLNSFLERRKKNNKKKGNNNNNKKDDDLDLVKAAAWAWYQRGSGSEGNNNNKGLMNDFDVTTTTRTTTHQRTSTRPPSRYKLEAMKRMELNDNHHEKEEEEANNNKGHRKKKNSLLLDAYEVQSISRQIDSHIIMESNKNNTSSSTSLMMRMNKKKNKKEKTKGFWLIHGAVCGRGEDVVDPTTSAMRGGRRRQQSNRVPAVNLSNNNLRNVRDQVL, from the coding sequence atggcTTCTTCAAAGATCTTGTTCTTGAACTCTTTcttggagagaagaaagaagaacaacaagaagaagggtaataataacaataataagaaaGATGATGATTTGGATCTTGTGAAGGCGGCTGCATGGGCATGGTACCAACGTGGTTCAGGATCAGaagggaataataataataagggtttGATGAATGACTTTGATGTCACCACAACAACAAGAACTACTACTCATCAAAGAACATCGACTAGGCCTCCTTCAAGGTACAAGCTAGAAGCAATGAAAAGAATGGAACTCAACGATAATCatcatgaaaaagaagaagaagaagcaaacaaTAATAAAGGTCAtagaaagaagaagaactcacTACTCCTTGATGCATATGAAGTGCAAAGCATTTCAAGGCAAATTGATAGTCATATTATTATGGAGTCAAATAAGAACAACACTTCATCATCAACTAGTTTAATGATGAGgatgaataagaagaagaataagaaggaaAAAACAAAAGGATTTTGGCTAATCCATGGTGCTGTCTGTGGAAGAGGAGAAGATGTGGTTGATCCAACAACTTCTGCCATGAGAGGTGGTCGTCGTCGCCAACAGTCAAACCGTGTACCTGCCGTTAACTTGTCAAATAACAATTTGAGAAATGTTAGGGATCaggttttgtga